Proteins found in one Butyrivibrio proteoclasticus B316 genomic segment:
- a CDS encoding phosphoadenosine phosphosulfate reductase domain-containing protein produces the protein MLLDRLQKIESVINQYGEDKFAISFSGGKDSTVLSALVDLALGPQNLIPRVYVNTGIELHMVRDFVFDMAKHDKRVEIIKPQVPIKPMLEKEGYPFKSKAHAHYVDRYNRLGMCDSIKSYLGEGKWGPKYCCPKSLKYQFTPEFKDRLKLSDACCLNMKEKPLIKWGIEHNRPISMVGVMRDEGGRRERATCLAFEGGKLKRFQPLSVITKEWEEWFIKEYKIEICPIYLPPYNRTRTGCVGCPFSLDLENAEGTGELQMLEKFFPAERKQAEIIWGKVYDEYRRLGYRLKDEQKTNVWIRFDDIAAYNSFKKIFEQITSMIPQGESNCYIYLEKEHVYKPINIDPYYIASLADKLAGTFGSENIALSSKS, from the coding sequence ATGTTACTTGATAGACTTCAGAAAATTGAATCTGTCATAAATCAGTATGGCGAGGATAAATTCGCCATCAGTTTCAGTGGCGGGAAGGACTCGACCGTGCTCTCAGCCCTGGTGGATCTGGCTTTAGGACCTCAGAATTTAATACCTAGAGTCTATGTAAATACCGGCATAGAACTCCACATGGTCCGCGATTTCGTCTTTGATATGGCAAAACACGATAAAAGAGTTGAGATCATCAAGCCTCAGGTTCCCATTAAACCTATGCTTGAAAAAGAAGGATACCCTTTTAAGTCAAAAGCTCATGCGCATTACGTTGATAGATATAATCGTCTCGGCATGTGCGATTCAATAAAGTCATATCTTGGAGAAGGAAAGTGGGGACCAAAGTATTGTTGCCCTAAGTCTCTTAAATACCAGTTTACACCTGAATTTAAGGATAGACTTAAGCTTTCAGATGCTTGTTGTCTCAACATGAAAGAAAAGCCACTTATCAAATGGGGAATAGAACATAACCGCCCTATTTCAATGGTTGGAGTCATGCGAGATGAAGGCGGACGCAGGGAACGTGCAACGTGCCTTGCCTTTGAAGGAGGTAAACTTAAAAGATTCCAACCTCTTAGTGTTATCACTAAGGAATGGGAAGAATGGTTTATCAAAGAGTACAAGATTGAGATATGTCCAATCTATCTACCCCCGTATAACCGCACCAGAACTGGATGTGTCGGCTGTCCGTTCTCTCTTGACCTTGAAAATGCTGAAGGAACAGGAGAGCTTCAGATGCTTGAAAAATTCTTCCCTGCGGAAAGAAAGCAGGCAGAGATCATTTGGGGTAAGGTCTATGACGAATATAGACGACTCGGCTATCGACTTAAGGATGAACAGAAGACTAATGTCTGGATAAGATTTGATGATATAGCTGCTTATAACAGCTTTAAGAAAATCTTTGAACAGATTACTTCCATGATACCTCAAGGCGAGTCCAACTGCTATATCTATCTTGAAAAGGAGCATGTATATAAGCCAATCAATATTGATCCTTACTACATAGCCTCCCTGGCAGATAAACTTGCAGGAACTTTCGGCTCAGAAAACATTGCTTTAAGTAGTAAATCATAA
- a CDS encoding Wadjet anti-phage system protein JetA family protein: MAPNVFNRIPPGFFNLLSSGSDYKNNASCLLEIYSQYDMEVSYRISRKQLRDALSSYIFENNLSFSEENSDEKITDVANSIIRKFTDEDCGWLIEETDDSTYEKYIVMTEAGIALAEFLITLEQPEKVEYSSYIYNIYNTLMNPEQWRADPYVNAIKSVYNNSKALSKSLKRLSTFIRKKIEELTREASLETLTNHLLEYCDGEFIREYARLTKQQNIHMYRSYIRAKLNEMINDPEIHELLIYGCAIEENITEDEAETMIIDMVDNTKKFLNEDYDRIMRDIKHKINTHIHIAIGRIRFICNSGKDAQGNVEQVLKMLRVSIDEGDLLDVLPDEMINLYRFDKNEYIDTASLYPFRKSRAIKKPITTDIEVLTEQDKEEAISELKKQAYNQFSKRRMKLYLDEQMKGKSELDSSQLPLSCKKELLANIAAVTYCEENGYEITVEDGYTEANGMVLHRFKIRRKKDGV, from the coding sequence ATGGCGCCGAATGTATTTAACCGAATACCGCCAGGATTTTTTAATCTGTTATCGAGTGGTAGCGATTATAAGAATAATGCCAGTTGTCTTCTCGAGATATATTCGCAATACGACATGGAGGTTTCTTACCGAATTAGCCGTAAGCAGCTTCGAGATGCTTTGTCAAGTTATATTTTTGAAAATAATCTGAGCTTTTCGGAAGAAAACTCTGATGAGAAAATCACCGATGTTGCAAACAGCATAATTCGAAAATTTACTGATGAGGACTGCGGGTGGCTAATAGAAGAAACTGATGATAGTACATATGAAAAATATATTGTGATGACAGAAGCAGGGATTGCGCTCGCTGAATTTTTAATTACTCTGGAACAGCCTGAAAAAGTTGAGTACTCTTCTTACATTTACAATATTTATAACACATTGATGAATCCTGAACAGTGGAGAGCTGACCCATATGTAAATGCTATAAAATCCGTTTATAACAATTCCAAAGCATTATCTAAATCATTAAAAAGACTATCTACATTTATCCGTAAAAAGATAGAAGAACTGACACGGGAGGCATCGCTTGAAACGCTAACAAACCACCTTCTTGAATACTGCGACGGTGAATTTATTAGAGAATACGCTCGTCTTACCAAACAACAGAATATCCATATGTACCGCAGCTATATACGCGCAAAATTAAATGAAATGATAAATGATCCTGAAATACATGAACTTTTAATCTATGGCTGTGCTATCGAGGAAAACATAACTGAAGATGAAGCTGAAACAATGATTATTGATATGGTAGATAACACTAAGAAATTTCTTAATGAAGATTATGATCGCATTATGCGCGATATCAAGCACAAGATCAATACACATATTCATATTGCAATTGGAAGAATCCGTTTCATATGCAATAGCGGTAAAGATGCTCAAGGGAATGTTGAACAGGTGCTAAAAATGCTCAGGGTAAGTATTGACGAGGGAGACCTTCTTGATGTTCTTCCAGATGAGATGATAAATCTGTACAGGTTTGATAAGAATGAGTATATAGATACAGCGTCACTATATCCCTTCCGAAAGAGCAGAGCTATTAAAAAGCCTATTACTACAGATATAGAGGTGCTTACTGAACAGGATAAGGAAGAAGCAATTTCTGAACTCAAAAAACAAGCTTATAACCAGTTTTCCAAGAGACGCATGAAGCTATATCTGGATGAACAAATGAAAGGGAAAAGCGAGCTTGATAGTTCGCAGCTTCCGCTTTCCTGCAAAAAAGAACTTCTTGCCAATATTGCTGCAGTAACCTATTGCGAGGAAAATGGATACGAAATAACCGTAGAAGATGGATATACAGAAGCAAATGGCATGGTTTTACACCGATTCAAAATAAGGAGAAAAAAAGATGGGGTTTGA
- a CDS encoding Wadjet anti-phage system protein JetD domain-containing protein has product MADKQVKLNKRQKDVLKALLDKLEKSKTYRGENTVSQNFRVNPADFFKEYDSDFANLDDQDDFERELDTLEKAGLVTLFIESGVIKSIDMVLSAQDKYYSLLERIELKQLEEMQISMYKAFLGRNKLIDLFCNEQIARLQGRKKAEYDIPIAKEVIGIIEYISQNKEEILERELSIELFGDSKKFEKEYRNKVITVLKKYGEFSDLVENIPDDTELGHAILAEYNVFKNPTYVNFKGKGTIWVKDGEKLELNTSMPVAIDSSTLERIDSVMIKAQRIVTVENLTSFNRLQDKNTFFIYLAGYHNTDKQNFIRKIAETNLFKTWYHFGDIDPDGFYILEHLKKKTGIAFSPLGMGIEELTKYKEYCKPLESNDLKKAKSLVDKGLYEDIVQYMLENNVKLEQEVISWKQLSI; this is encoded by the coding sequence ATGGCAGATAAACAAGTGAAGTTAAATAAACGTCAGAAGGATGTATTAAAGGCGCTCCTTGATAAGCTGGAAAAGAGCAAGACATATCGTGGAGAAAATACTGTGTCTCAGAATTTCAGAGTTAACCCGGCAGATTTTTTTAAAGAATATGACTCTGATTTTGCTAATCTTGATGACCAGGATGACTTTGAGAGGGAACTTGACACTCTTGAAAAAGCGGGACTGGTCACGCTTTTTATCGAAAGCGGTGTTATAAAGTCTATCGACATGGTTCTGTCAGCTCAGGATAAATACTATAGCCTGCTTGAAAGAATAGAACTAAAACAGCTAGAAGAAATGCAGATATCTATGTATAAGGCCTTTCTTGGTAGAAATAAGTTGATAGATCTATTTTGCAATGAACAAATCGCTCGACTTCAAGGTAGGAAAAAGGCAGAATATGATATACCTATAGCTAAAGAAGTAATAGGTATCATTGAATATATCAGCCAGAATAAAGAAGAAATTCTCGAAAGAGAATTATCTATCGAGTTATTTGGGGATTCTAAGAAATTTGAAAAAGAATACCGCAATAAGGTTATTACAGTGCTAAAAAAGTATGGAGAATTTAGTGATTTAGTCGAAAACATTCCTGATGATACAGAATTGGGGCATGCTATATTGGCAGAGTATAACGTATTTAAAAACCCGACATATGTAAATTTTAAAGGGAAAGGAACCATTTGGGTAAAAGACGGAGAAAAACTCGAATTAAATACTTCTATGCCAGTTGCAATAGATTCTAGTACACTGGAACGTATTGATAGCGTTATGATAAAAGCGCAGAGGATAGTAACTGTTGAAAACCTTACGAGTTTTAACCGCTTACAGGATAAGAATACTTTCTTTATTTATCTGGCAGGATACCATAACACAGATAAGCAGAATTTTATTCGCAAGATAGCAGAGACTAATCTTTTCAAGACATGGTATCATTTCGGAGATATAGATCCGGATGGATTTTATATTCTTGAACATTTAAAGAAAAAGACCGGCATCGCTTTTTCTCCGCTTGGTATGGGTATTGAAGAACTGACAAAGTACAAAGAATATTGCAAGCCTCTTGAAAGCAATGATCTCAAGAAGGCAAAGTCCCTTGTTGATAAAGGATTATACGAGGATATAGTGCAGTATATGCTAGAAAATAATGTAAAACTTGAGCAGGAGGTTATAAGTTGGAAACAGCTCAGCATCTGA
- a CDS encoding mobilization protein MobA has protein sequence MRATMRNSRSGYAKHNDRDFDINSPDNDGHIDADRQYLNTYWHCYGEEKLTFAQAEKKYYEEHYKASLEESNRIKINRRHKELCRTMKNVLESKKSAPEETILQIGDRNETVDLRVFEACVKEYVKELEKFSSNIHILDYAIHADEETPHAHIRKVYDYVDEKGHECLSQVQALKALGFDCPDPEQKVDRLNNPKVSFDAYMREKWYDICLEHDIEIERDPRDNSQGHRDKEQFIADQKLEEEKSLQKSLEESQRHAMELAAEIERLKKENRAQNKLIQKQEMQLQNKDKELEETKSQLEQAMDAYEQEAGHRKAKRLARENRIDKGLLPHSSKEKTKI, from the coding sequence ATGAGAGCTACTATGAGAAACTCGCGAAGTGGTTATGCCAAGCACAATGATCGCGACTTTGATATAAATAGCCCGGATAATGATGGCCACATCGATGCAGACAGGCAGTATCTAAATACATACTGGCACTGCTATGGGGAAGAAAAGCTTACGTTCGCTCAGGCAGAGAAAAAGTATTATGAGGAACATTACAAAGCTTCTCTCGAAGAAAGTAACCGTATCAAGATCAATAGAAGACACAAAGAACTATGCAGGACAATGAAGAATGTGCTAGAATCAAAGAAAAGCGCTCCTGAGGAAACAATTCTTCAGATAGGGGACAGGAATGAAACGGTAGACCTTAGAGTATTTGAAGCATGCGTGAAAGAATATGTCAAAGAACTTGAGAAATTCTCATCAAACATACATATCCTTGACTATGCCATACACGCCGATGAGGAAACTCCTCATGCCCACATCCGGAAAGTATATGACTATGTGGATGAAAAGGGCCACGAATGTTTATCTCAGGTACAGGCTTTAAAAGCCCTTGGATTTGATTGCCCCGATCCTGAACAGAAAGTTGACCGTCTTAATAATCCAAAGGTGTCATTTGACGCTTATATGCGCGAAAAATGGTATGATATCTGCCTTGAACACGATATTGAGATAGAACGTGATCCAAGAGATAATTCTCAGGGCCATCGTGATAAAGAGCAGTTTATTGCAGATCAAAAGCTCGAAGAAGAAAAGTCTCTTCAGAAATCTCTTGAGGAAAGTCAGAGACATGCTATGGAACTTGCCGCCGAAATAGAACGTCTAAAAAAGGAAAATAGGGCTCAGAATAAGCTCATCCAAAAGCAAGAAATGCAGCTTCAGAATAAGGATAAGGAATTAGAAGAGACTAAGTCTCAGCTTGAACAGGCTATGGATGCATATGAACAGGAAGCTGGCCATAGAAAAGCCAAGAGGCTTGCTAGGGAAAACAGGATAGATAAAGGACTTTTACCACACAGTTCCAAAGAAAAAACCAAAATATAA
- a CDS encoding recombinase family protein, which yields MGAKIQKEFKDGQSSTNQICTHYIYVRVSTKEQRTRRQISDIRKICPEGIVIEDNVSGMTMKRPGWLKLMKKVDAGKVTDIYMDELSRMGRSKEEGFLAWMSLYDKGVALHFIKQPQVDTQTFKVAASRSISINTEHLPSAEKELISCIVKAINRYMQELAKLQVYRVFDEAQFERDILSQRTSEGLKIARINGAQIGRKQGSYISTKKETSSKKKIKKLYKKYGGPLSATDCMRVCKISRDSFYRYIKQMDG from the coding sequence ATGGGAGCAAAGATACAAAAAGAGTTTAAAGACGGACAATCATCTACCAACCAAATATGTACCCATTATATCTACGTAAGGGTAAGTACAAAAGAACAGCGTACCAGAAGGCAGATATCCGACATAAGAAAAATATGCCCCGAAGGGATCGTGATAGAAGATAATGTTTCCGGTATGACCATGAAAAGACCAGGCTGGCTTAAGCTAATGAAAAAGGTTGATGCAGGGAAGGTCACGGATATCTATATGGATGAACTGTCAAGAATGGGGCGTTCAAAAGAAGAGGGCTTTCTTGCATGGATGTCTCTTTATGATAAAGGAGTAGCTCTTCATTTTATCAAGCAACCACAGGTTGACACGCAGACTTTTAAAGTAGCAGCAAGTAGAAGCATAAGCATAAATACAGAACACCTTCCAAGCGCAGAAAAAGAGCTCATATCCTGTATAGTAAAAGCTATCAACAGATACATGCAAGAACTTGCCAAACTTCAGGTATACAGAGTATTTGACGAGGCTCAGTTTGAAAGGGACATATTATCACAAAGAACATCTGAAGGCCTTAAGATAGCAAGGATAAATGGAGCGCAGATAGGAAGAAAGCAGGGCTCATATATAAGCACTAAAAAGGAAACCAGTTCCAAAAAGAAGATAAAAAAGCTGTACAAGAAATATGGTGGCCCGCTTTCTGCAACAGACTGTATGAGAGTATGCAAAATAAGCAGAGACAGCTTTTACAGATACATTAAGCAAATGGATGGATGA
- a CDS encoding DUF4194 domain-containing protein, translating into MGFETEWDIYTSNEKEIFKRVCRKLLKSTFIVKEKDDENKKLYAFAVKNEEFLSLYLGYMGFDIKVDRDNGVAMVVNLGNSDDSSKIQANRLKLRKADTVVLCCLWTVYLDRIRRGNLSKGIVVSVIDLKQELEKYGFRDDFDGKTLMAKILDLFKAYNLIDVSGKLGDPDCNIKIYPSIQFALDSVEFQNLVEENDRRIKSIKLAANEEDEEDETMGESEYDE; encoded by the coding sequence ATGGGGTTTGAAACGGAATGGGATATTTACACATCAAACGAAAAGGAAATTTTTAAGCGTGTGTGCCGAAAACTGTTAAAGAGCACTTTTATAGTTAAAGAAAAAGATGATGAAAACAAAAAGCTATATGCTTTTGCTGTCAAAAATGAAGAATTCTTAAGTTTATATCTAGGATATATGGGCTTTGATATAAAAGTAGATAGGGACAATGGCGTTGCCATGGTAGTTAACCTTGGGAACTCAGATGATTCGAGCAAAATACAAGCCAACAGATTAAAACTTCGTAAAGCAGATACAGTGGTTTTATGTTGTCTTTGGACAGTATACCTTGACCGTATACGCAGGGGTAATCTTTCTAAAGGAATTGTAGTTTCAGTCATAGACCTAAAGCAGGAATTAGAAAAGTATGGATTTAGGGATGATTTTGATGGGAAAACACTGATGGCAAAGATCCTAGATCTTTTTAAAGCATATAATTTAATCGATGTATCAGGAAAACTCGGAGATCCTGATTGTAATATAAAGATTTATCCATCTATACAGTTTGCACTCGATAGCGTAGAGTTTCAGAATTTGGTCGAGGAAAATGACAGGAGGATAAAGTCTATAAAACTTGCTGCAAATGAAGAAGATGAGGAAGATGAAACAATGGGGGAGTCAGAATATGACGAGTAA
- a CDS encoding recombinase family protein, translated as MKKFQIAYIRVSSDQQDGARQKVNILSRCPDALVVEETCTGRTMDRPMWNKIIQSAEGGHISDIWFDEPSRMGRTAKECFNTYKHLYYDLKINLHFIKSSHISTDVYQKALEGSISAIKIKSGDNCADRMINAIMKAIEDYQLDLIEKQIYMAFKHAEDESNNLSMRVKSGIAEAKKRGVKFGREKGAHYKSKLEYMSMPLIIKYYRGFGGYYNTAGVARIIGATIPTTRKYIDNIKVEQGILTKEQAKYADKKPFNVRLTDSEKYYEEANVIWEQRYKKSLKTDNHLPTKYVPIIST; from the coding sequence ATGAAGAAATTTCAGATAGCATATATAAGGGTATCGTCGGATCAACAGGATGGAGCAAGACAAAAGGTTAATATTCTCTCAAGATGTCCTGATGCACTTGTTGTGGAAGAAACCTGTACGGGGAGAACTATGGATCGCCCTATGTGGAATAAGATAATACAAAGTGCAGAAGGCGGACATATCTCTGATATATGGTTTGATGAGCCAAGCAGGATGGGAAGAACAGCAAAGGAATGTTTTAACACTTATAAACATCTATATTACGATCTGAAAATCAATCTCCATTTCATTAAAAGCTCCCACATAAGCACAGATGTATACCAAAAAGCATTAGAAGGCAGCATTTCAGCCATAAAAATAAAAAGCGGGGATAACTGTGCAGACAGAATGATAAATGCGATAATGAAGGCCATAGAAGATTATCAACTAGATCTTATTGAAAAACAGATATATATGGCATTTAAGCATGCCGAAGATGAATCCAACAACCTTTCTATGAGGGTAAAGAGTGGGATCGCAGAAGCCAAGAAAAGAGGAGTAAAATTCGGAAGAGAAAAGGGCGCTCATTATAAGTCGAAATTGGAATATATGTCCATGCCCCTTATCATCAAATATTACCGAGGATTTGGAGGCTATTATAACACTGCGGGTGTGGCAAGGATAATCGGAGCAACGATACCCACAACGCGGAAATATATCGATAATATCAAAGTCGAGCAGGGAATACTGACCAAAGAACAGGCAAAATATGCCGATAAAAAGCCCTTCAATGTAAGGCTTACTGATTCAGAAAAGTATTACGAAGAAGCAAACGTTATATGGGAGCAAAGATACAAAAAGAGTTTAAAGACGGACAATCATCTACCAACCAAATATGTACCCATTATATCTACGTAA
- a CDS encoding ATP-binding protein, with the protein MRKMKQWGSQNMTSNRKSAKGIKLINWAQFFNPGTMKIEGSALITGRNGTGKSTTLDAITYLLTGNTQFNIAAKDKDRSVVGYVRGDTRSEGADRYLRGDMDVVSYIAMEFDSPMDNSNMVAFVSIELKKDESKTNSYWYVAKDTTLSDIVFAEEKGGKLLVYPKNQITIKGKHISSKEFMGKEKGTRQVLQAMGLRCDVSKYRSKLVKMMSFDPEKNVDKFIQECVLEEGKVSSLDELKEQRANYEEIRQTYEDMLESKKTLEHIEERTREYEQKYLDYNKRRLVLGYQKWKGAVQAIEKLKNTKGQEEAELAFLMERKDKKDKELDAARQKLEGLSNSRDYQDINTTLKRFESQIETLTKEQDIHSNSVKKVEALQRWVDELMQEYSEELKLDLEVKDELTSISSKGDATKKIAAFYTLSSEISHICENKKLAQLKNKVQIEKDNEALAQKHNEKKQLEGNKLVFDPGYEKARKLISDELKKQNIDTDVKFFVELITNVKDKKWRRAIETFLGGKRFNIIVEPKYTEQALRIINDNPATKGKVIIADRLEPTEIVIGSAAEQLEIINPTARMYANYLLNGIHLCETVEELHDYPKGAIMSNGMLAKGYAVGKMQINSTKLFIGQDAIKLQIEDLTKEICMLEENVESLTSFNESLNAEVDSLQKYSLNQDDYDFEAVNELATVKESLRAVMRDKENYEKDPSLTAMLEALSKAKKEFNRLEEEKGALYRNIGGVEKEIERIQREISSKEQLQDLVKKEFEDECKKMPGLKQPAIDMYEQQIHKKETAITEKTVRNKEIELNNAIKDLENAHLQYCKINDTDIQMRGVSFIGYYREQYRSLANVQIEEAKQKLEKQGKRLQSAFVGDFVAEINEAINNAKEEINRINDELKKRPFGNDVYKFEVDDRLDSEGKALFFKICKQMQDYINNSEYYLNSIKDDESSENDIKEFIDIVLNEEDETEYTDYRKYLTYNMEIKSKKGDEEVKSYLSKKQGSASNGEKQTPYFIILAASLLQLYPKDRSSARLAFIDEAFSALSQERIEQMVDYFEANDFQVIYAAPPEKISSIGSRVQSTITLTSKGRQSFAVEGLVLDDEEDF; encoded by the coding sequence ATGAGGAAGATGAAACAATGGGGGAGTCAGAATATGACGAGTAATCGCAAAAGCGCCAAAGGAATAAAACTTATTAACTGGGCACAGTTTTTTAATCCTGGGACAATGAAAATAGAGGGTTCTGCACTAATTACCGGGCGAAATGGAACTGGAAAATCAACTACCCTTGATGCGATAACCTACCTATTAACAGGAAATACGCAGTTTAATATAGCGGCTAAAGACAAAGACAGAAGCGTTGTAGGATATGTGCGCGGTGATACCCGTAGCGAAGGCGCCGACAGATATTTGCGCGGCGATATGGATGTAGTGAGTTATATAGCTATGGAATTTGATTCTCCAATGGATAATTCGAACATGGTTGCATTTGTATCTATCGAGCTTAAGAAGGATGAGTCGAAAACGAATTCTTACTGGTATGTCGCAAAAGACACGACTCTTTCAGACATTGTATTTGCTGAAGAAAAGGGCGGCAAACTATTAGTCTATCCTAAAAACCAAATTACTATAAAAGGAAAGCATATCAGCAGTAAAGAATTCATGGGGAAAGAGAAGGGAACTAGACAGGTTCTTCAAGCCATGGGACTTAGATGCGATGTCTCGAAATACAGATCTAAATTAGTTAAGATGATGTCATTTGATCCCGAGAAGAATGTGGATAAATTTATCCAGGAATGCGTTCTTGAAGAGGGAAAAGTGTCTTCTTTGGATGAACTCAAAGAGCAAAGAGCTAATTACGAAGAAATTCGACAGACATATGAGGATATGCTTGAAAGCAAAAAGACCTTGGAGCACATTGAAGAACGTACAAGGGAATATGAACAGAAATATTTGGATTATAATAAGCGCCGACTGGTATTAGGATACCAAAAATGGAAAGGTGCAGTACAAGCAATAGAAAAATTAAAAAATACAAAAGGCCAAGAGGAAGCAGAGCTTGCCTTTTTGATGGAAAGGAAAGACAAAAAAGATAAGGAACTAGATGCGGCCAGGCAAAAACTTGAGGGATTAAGCAATAGCAGAGATTATCAAGATATCAATACTACTCTTAAAAGGTTTGAAAGCCAGATCGAAACGCTTACAAAAGAACAAGACATTCACTCTAACTCGGTTAAAAAAGTCGAGGCTCTTCAAAGATGGGTTGATGAGCTGATGCAGGAATATTCTGAAGAATTAAAGCTAGATCTTGAAGTGAAAGACGAGCTTACAAGTATTTCGTCAAAAGGTGATGCTACAAAGAAAATTGCTGCTTTTTATACGTTATCTAGCGAAATTAGCCATATCTGCGAAAATAAAAAACTAGCCCAGCTTAAGAATAAAGTTCAAATTGAAAAAGATAATGAAGCACTTGCTCAGAAACACAATGAGAAAAAACAGCTGGAGGGAAATAAACTTGTTTTTGATCCTGGATATGAGAAAGCTAGAAAACTTATCTCGGATGAGCTTAAAAAACAGAATATTGATACTGATGTGAAGTTTTTTGTTGAGCTTATTACAAATGTCAAAGATAAAAAATGGAGACGTGCTATCGAAACATTCCTTGGCGGAAAGCGTTTTAATATAATAGTCGAGCCAAAGTATACAGAACAGGCATTAAGGATTATAAACGACAACCCCGCAACTAAAGGAAAAGTTATTATCGCAGACAGGCTTGAACCTACAGAGATAGTAATCGGTTCTGCGGCTGAACAGCTGGAGATCATCAACCCCACTGCACGTATGTATGCTAATTATTTGCTTAATGGGATCCATTTATGCGAAACAGTAGAAGAACTCCATGATTATCCCAAAGGAGCTATTATGTCAAATGGAATGCTCGCAAAGGGTTATGCAGTTGGAAAGATGCAGATCAATAGTACAAAATTGTTTATTGGTCAGGATGCTATTAAGCTTCAAATAGAAGATCTGACAAAAGAGATCTGTATGCTTGAAGAAAATGTTGAAAGCCTTACTTCGTTCAATGAATCGCTAAATGCAGAGGTGGATAGTCTGCAAAAATATTCATTAAATCAGGATGATTATGATTTCGAAGCTGTTAATGAACTTGCTACTGTAAAGGAAAGTTTAAGAGCAGTAATGAGAGATAAAGAGAATTATGAGAAAGACCCAAGCCTGACCGCAATGTTAGAAGCGCTTAGCAAAGCTAAAAAAGAGTTTAACCGCTTAGAAGAAGAAAAAGGCGCTCTATACAGGAACATAGGTGGTGTCGAAAAGGAAATTGAGAGAATTCAGCGGGAAATATCATCAAAAGAACAGTTGCAGGATTTGGTTAAAAAAGAATTTGAAGATGAGTGCAAGAAAATGCCAGGGCTCAAGCAGCCGGCTATCGATATGTATGAACAACAGATTCATAAAAAGGAAACTGCAATCACCGAAAAAACTGTGCGTAATAAAGAAATTGAGCTGAATAATGCCATTAAAGACCTGGAGAATGCTCATTTACAGTATTGCAAAATAAATGACACGGATATTCAGATGCGAGGAGTGTCATTTATTGGCTATTATAGAGAGCAGTATCGTAGTCTTGCGAATGTTCAGATTGAGGAAGCAAAACAAAAACTGGAGAAACAAGGAAAGAGACTCCAGAGCGCTTTTGTAGGAGATTTTGTAGCAGAAATAAATGAAGCAATAAATAACGCAAAAGAGGAAATTAACAGAATAAATGACGAATTAAAAAAACGACCTTTTGGAAATGATGTATATAAGTTTGAAGTAGATGATAGGCTTGATTCAGAAGGGAAGGCTCTGTTTTTTAAGATATGCAAGCAGATGCAAGATTATATCAATAATTCAGAATATTATTTGAATTCCATCAAGGACGATGAGAGCAGTGAGAACGATATTAAGGAATTTATTGATATAGTACTTAATGAAGAAGATGAAACAGAATATACCGATTATCGAAAATATCTTACTTACAATATGGAAATTAAGAGTAAGAAGGGAGATGAAGAAGTTAAATCTTATTTGTCGAAAAAACAAGGCTCTGCAAGTAATGGGGAGAAACAGACCCCATACTTTATTATTTTGGCAGCAAGTCTTCTTCAGCTATATCCTAAGGATCGTAGCAGTGCCCGCCTAGCATTTATAGATGAGGCGTTTTCTGCACTTTCCCAGGAACGTATTGAGCAGATGGTAGACTATTTTGAGGCTAATGATTTTCAGGTAATTTATGCTGCGCCTCCGGAAAAGATAAGCAGTATAGGTTCTCGGGTGCAGTCAACTATCACATTAACATCTAAAGGGCGTCAGAGCTTTGCAGTAGAAGGGCTTGTCCTAGATGATGAAGAGGATTTCTGA